TCCCGACAGGTGGGCGGCCGTAAGTCCCCAGGTCGCCTTTATAGTAACGGACATGATGCGAAGCGTTATTACCGAGGGAACCGCAACAAGACTTGCCGGTTTGCCGTTTCCCGTGGCCGGTAAGACCGGTACGACTTCCGACAATAAGGATGTCTGGTTTGTGGGATATACTCCTCACCTGGTCGCAGCCGTCTGGATGGGACATGACGAACCAGCACCGATGAGAGGGGTTGCGGGAGGTTATCAGCCGGCACTGATATGGAAGCAAATCATGACCGTCGCCCATAAAAATCTCCCCAGGGTCAACTTCCCGAAACCCAGCAACATAGTGGGTCCCATCGCTGTATGCGAGGATTCGGGTAAGATTCCAACAGAACTGTGTTATAGGGACCCCAGAGGGCCAAGGATAAGAGGGGAATATTTTATAAAAGGCACTGAACCTACCGAATTCTGTGATGTACACGTGGAAAAATTAATTGATGTCTCAACAGGGCTGCTGGCGACACCTTACTGTCCTCCCGACCAGGTACAGAGTAAGGTTTTCCTGGTTCGCCCCCCCTATAAAGCTTCTGCAAGCGGCAAAATACCGCTTGATGCAAAATACCAGCCGCCTACAGAATACTGTAATGTTCACGGCCCGGGATCCATTAATGAAGGTGGTCTTCCCGGAGGAGTAATTGTGCCACCGGTCGACCAAAATAACCCCGGCAACGGTAATGGCGGCGGCAATAATTCTCCAGGAAATAGTCAAGACCAAGATCAAGGCCAAGATCAAAACCAAGATCAAGATCAAGGGCAGACTCGGGATGAGGATCGAAAACAAAATAAAGATGATAACATAAACAACAACCGCAGAAGAAGTGACGTAGAAAACTTAATAAACCGGCTTTTACAATAAAAGGGGAGCGCATAATGCTCCCCTTTTATCGTTACTATAAATTTTTTGTTATCAATGCCGCTCCAGGTAATCATCGGAGTCTATTACTTCGATCCCGTGGGACTTCAGGTAGGCGGCGGTCACACCCAGCCCGTCTTTAAGCACGCCGCGAAAACTGCCGTCATATATTTTTTTGCAACCGCAGGATGGGCTTTTAGATTTTAATATGGCGGCTTCGGCACCGGTAATGTTTGCAAGTTTCAGGGTTTCTCTGGCACCTTTTAAAAATTGTTCCGTCACATCCTTACCATCACGGGTGAGGACCCGTGCCTTTCCTTCAATCACTTCAAAACCGTCTTTGCCTATAATTTCAGACGGCTCCCTGGGTGTGGGCAGACCTCCAGCTTGCTCGGGGCAAAACGGGATCGCTTTTCCCCTTCTCACCAGCTCTTCAAAAACCTCAGAAAAACTATTTTTCCCGTCGTATCTGGTATTAAAGCCTGCAAGACATGCACTTATTATATATATCACCTGAATTCCACCACCGTGACCCCTAATCCTCCCTCATTCATGTTACCGGGCCTGAAAGACTTTATGTCTTTTCGAGTTTTCAGCATGTCCTGTATGCCTTTGCGGAGTATTCCCGTTCCCTTGCCGTGTATGATCACCACACTGGGCAAACCGGCAAGGCTGGCATCGTCTAGGTATTTGTCGACTTTTAACAAGGCCTCGTCCAGAGTAAGGCCCCTCAGGTCTATTTCTCTTGAAATCTCTCTGGTTTTCTCCATGGCTAAGGATGAATACTTCACGTTACCGCTATCGGCTTTATCCTCTTCCTCTTGTATTTTCACCAAGCTGGATAACGGTAAATTCACCTTCATGATTCCTATCTGTACCTGTGCCGTTTTTTCCCTTTCGTCAACCGACACTATATACCCTTCCTGATTTAAGCTTTCCACCCGGACTTTATCTCCAGGATTTATTGGACCAGCTACAACTTTA
The DNA window shown above is from Thermosediminibacter oceani DSM 16646 and carries:
- a CDS encoding DUF523 domain-containing protein — protein: MIYIISACLAGFNTRYDGKNSFSEVFEELVRRGKAIPFCPEQAGGLPTPREPSEIIGKDGFEVIEGKARVLTRDGKDVTEQFLKGARETLKLANITGAEAAILKSKSPSCGCKKIYDGSFRGVLKDGLGVTAAYLKSHGIEVIDSDDYLERH